The Procambarus clarkii isolate CNS0578487 chromosome 24, FALCON_Pclarkii_2.0, whole genome shotgun sequence genome includes a region encoding these proteins:
- the LOC138368265 gene encoding uncharacterized protein DDB_G0290685-like yields MIKTKDSSRPGSDPEGQDGGSGTWDGGSDTCDGGSDTCDGGSNTCDGGSDTCDGGSNTCDGGSNTCDRGCNTCDGGSNTCDRGSDTCDGGSNTCDGGSDTCDGGSNTCDGGSNTSDGGSNTSDRGSNTCDGDSNTCDGGSDTCDGGSDTCDGGSNTSDGGSNTCDGGSDTCDGDSNTCDGGSNTCDGGSNTCDGGSNTSDGGSNTSDRGSNTCDGDSNTCDGGSDTCDGGSDTCDGGSNTSDGGSNTCDGGSDTCDGDSNTCDGGSNTCDGGSNTCDGGSNTCDGGSNTCDGGSDTCDGGSNTCDGGSDTCDRGSDTCDRGSNTCDGGSNTSDGGSNTSDRGSNTCDGDSNTCDGDSNTCDGGSDTCDGGSDTCDGGSNTSDGGSNTCDGGSNTCDGGSDTCDGGSDTCDGGSNTSDGGSNTCDGGSDTCDGGSDTCDGGSNTCDGGSNTSDGGSNTSDGGSNTCDRGSDTCYRDSNTCDRGRNTCDRGSNTCDGGSDTCDGGSNTCDGGSNTCDGGSNTCYRDSNTCDRGSNTCDRGSDTCYRDSNTCDRGSNTCDRGSNTCDGGSDTRHSGQ; encoded by the exons atGATCAAAAC GAAGGATAGCAGCAGGCCAGGAAGTGACCCAGAAGGCCAGGATGGAGGTAGTGGCACTTGGGATGGAGGCAGCGACACCTGTGATGGAGGCAGCGACACCTGTGATGGAGGCAGCAACACCTGTGATGGAGGCAGCGACACCTGTGATGGAGGCAGCAACACCTGTGATGGAGGCAGCAACACCTGTGATAGAGGCTGCAACACCTGTGATGGAGGCAGCAACACCTGTGATAGAGGCAGCGACACCTGTGATGGAGGCAGCAACACCTGTGATGGAGGCAGCGACACCTGTGATGGAGGCAGCAACACCTGTGATGGAGGCAGCAACACCAGTGATGGAGGCAGCAACACCAGTGATAGAGGTAGCAACACCTGTGATGGAGACAGCAACACCTGTGATGGAGGCAGCGACACCTGTGATGGAGGCAGCGACACCTGTGATGGAGGCAGCAACACCAGTGATGGAGGCAGCAACACCTGTGATGGAGGCAGCGACACCTGTGATGGAGACAGCAACACCTGTGATGGAGGCAGCAACACCTGTGATGGAGGCAGCAACACCTGTGATGGAGGCAGCAACACCAGTGATGGAGGCAGCAACACCAGTGATAGAGGTAGCAACACCTGTGATGGAGACAGCAACACCTGTGATGGAGGCAGCGACACCTGTGATGGAGGCAGCGACACCTGTGATGGAGGCAGCAACACCAGTGATGGAGGCAGCAACACCTGTGATGGAGGCAGCGACACCTGTGATGGAGACAGCAACACCTGTGATGGAGGCAGCAACACCTGTGATGGAGGCAGCAACACCTGTGATGGAGGCAGCAACACCTGTGATGGAGGCAGCAACACCTGTGATGGAGGCAGCGACACCTGTGATGGAGGCAGCAACACCTGTGATGGAGGCAGCGACACCTGTGATAGAGGCAGCGACACCTGTGATAGAGGTAGCAACACCTGTGATGGAGGCAGCAACACCAGTGATGGAGGCAGCAACACCAGTGATAGAGGTAGCAACACCTGTGATGGAGACAGCAACACCTGTGATGGAGACAGCAACACCTGTGATGGAGGCAGCGACACCTGTGATGGAGGCAGCGACACCTGTGATGGAGGCAGCAACACCAGTGATGGAGGCAGCAACACCTGTGATGGAGGCAGCAACACCTGTGATGGAGGCAGCGACACCTGTGATGGAGGCAGCGACACCTGTGATGGAGGCAGCAACACCAGTGATGGAGGCAGCAACACCTGTGATGGAGGCAGCGACACCTGTGATGGAGGCAGCGACACCTGTGATGGAGGCAGCAACACCTGTGATGGAGGTAGCAACACCAGTGATGGAGGCAGCAACACCAGTGATGGAGGCAGCAACACCTGTGATAGAGGCAGCGACACCTGTTATAGAGACAGCAACACCTGTGATAGAGGTAGGAACACCTGTGATAGAGGCAGCAACACCTGTGATGGAGGCAGCGACACCTGTGATGGAGGCAGCAACACCTGTGATGGAGGCAGCAACACCTGTGATGGAGGCAGCAACACCTGTTATAGAGACAGCAACACCTGTGATAGAGGCAGCAACACCTGTGATAGAGGCAGCGACACCTGTTATAGAGACAGCAACACCTGTGATAGAGGCAGCAACACCTGTGATAGAGGCAGCAACACCTGTGATGGAGGCAGCGACACTAGACACAGCGGTCAATAA